Below is a genomic region from Methanofollis sp..
AAATATCGAGCCACGCGGCGACGACCTGCCGCCTGCTCTCCCTCTTCGGCTATGAGATCGCCGTTTCAGGCGCAACCCCGGCGGTGTTCTCGGCATGAAGGCGGTCCTCGACGCCACGGCCTTCTTCGTGGACAGGCCCTATGCCGGGGAGCTGTACACGACGCCCGAGGTCGTCGCCGAACTGGTGGACCTCAGGGCAAAGTGCCGGTACGAGGCACTCCTTGCAGAGGGGCTCGCCGTTGCCAGCCCCTCCCCGGAGAGCACCCTCGCCGCACGGGAGGCGGCAGGGAAGAGCCGCGACATCGGCGTCCTCTCACCGACCGACCTCTCTG
It encodes:
- a CDS encoding nucleotide-binding protein; translation: MKAVLDATAFFVDRPYAGELYTTPEVVAELVDLRAKCRYEALLAEGLAVASPSPESTLAAREAAGKSRDIGVLSPTDLSVLALARELGATVYTDDFALQNAALRLGVATEPIQQRRAAKVAWKYRCTGCGRYFGHEGECPICGSAIKRKRR